In Massilia antarctica, the following are encoded in one genomic region:
- a CDS encoding FAD-dependent monooxygenase — MTSPNSSSARHQSAVCIVGNGAIAKTAALGFAQAGHSVTMLVPPSPPSTPAAAGEQPWDVRVYALNHTAHGLLSSLKVWGALDMERVAAVDTMAVNGDGAHPGDLAFDAFGAHVGALAWIVEDRNLNQALDAALRFAANVTIVQGRAVSLALEADGATVRLDDGSAIASALVVGADGGQSWVRGQCDIGVDYRAYHQRAVVANFSCDKPHHGVAHQWFTGEEGIVALLPLPGKRVSLVWSAPDPLADTLMNESLGELAVRLAVLAGDKLGELKPLQPEAVKDLPLVLIRPHAIVAPRVALVGDAAHVVHPLAGHGMNLGFADVAGLLKTIAARAPQRAIGDERVLARYARARKEDILLMQVATDGLARLFGTNLEPLRIARNLGLNLLDKLPVLKRRLMSHAMGK; from the coding sequence ATGACTAGTCCAAATTCCTCTTCCGCGCGTCATCAGAGCGCGGTGTGCATCGTTGGCAACGGCGCCATCGCCAAGACCGCCGCCCTCGGGTTCGCCCAGGCCGGTCACAGTGTCACCATGCTGGTCCCGCCATCGCCCCCATCCACCCCGGCCGCCGCCGGCGAACAGCCCTGGGATGTGCGCGTCTACGCGCTCAACCACACCGCCCACGGACTGCTATCCTCGCTCAAGGTCTGGGGCGCGCTCGACATGGAGCGGGTGGCCGCGGTCGACACCATGGCTGTCAATGGCGATGGCGCCCACCCCGGCGACCTGGCGTTCGACGCCTTCGGCGCCCATGTCGGCGCGCTGGCCTGGATCGTCGAGGACCGCAACCTGAACCAGGCGCTCGACGCCGCGCTCAGGTTCGCCGCCAACGTCACCATCGTCCAGGGCCGCGCCGTCAGCCTGGCGCTGGAAGCCGATGGCGCCACCGTGCGTCTCGACGACGGCAGCGCCATCGCCAGCGCCCTGGTGGTGGGCGCCGACGGCGGCCAGTCGTGGGTGCGCGGCCAATGCGATATCGGCGTCGATTACCGCGCCTACCACCAGCGCGCGGTGGTGGCCAATTTTTCCTGCGACAAGCCGCATCACGGCGTGGCGCACCAGTGGTTCACCGGCGAAGAGGGCATCGTGGCGCTGCTGCCGCTGCCCGGCAAGCGCGTCTCGCTGGTCTGGTCCGCGCCCGATCCGCTGGCCGACACCCTGATGAACGAAAGCCTGGGCGAACTGGCCGTGCGCCTGGCCGTGCTGGCCGGCGACAAGCTGGGCGAACTCAAACCGCTGCAGCCGGAGGCGGTCAAGGATTTGCCGCTGGTGCTGATCCGCCCGCACGCCATCGTCGCGCCGCGCGTGGCGCTGGTGGGCGACGCCGCCCACGTGGTCCATCCGCTGGCCGGCCACGGCATGAACCTGGGCTTTGCCGATGTCGCCGGCCTGCTCAAGACCATCGCCGCGCGCGCGCCGCAGCGCGCCATCGGCGACGAACGGGTGCTGGCGCGCTACGCCCGCGCGCGCAAGGAAGACATTCTCCTGATGCAGGTCGCCACGGACGGCCTGGCGCGCCTGTTCGGCACGAATCTGGAGCCGCTACGCATCGCCCGTAATTTGGGATTAAACTTGCTGGATAAGTTGCCTGTTCTCAAGCGTCGACTGATGTCGCACGCCATGGGCAAGTAG
- a CDS encoding DsbC family protein, with translation MLNKKFALLVLTGVFAATAGAKPTVEETIRKRVEPKLGKDVKIESIKKTPYGGLYEIRAHGDIVYTDKRGKYLFFGNVINAQTQRNLTKERVEQINMIKFSELPFEHALKQVKGDGKRMMAIFEDPNCGYCKRFRQTTLKEIDNVTVYTFMYNILSEDSSVKSKNIWCAPDRNKAWDDWMIDNKAAPVAAAACASPNEKVFELGRKLHIEGTPAIFFADGSRIPGAIDTKGLEAKFASLGTPGKPAKPAAAVAAAAPAAVAKK, from the coding sequence ATGTTAAACAAAAAATTCGCGCTGCTCGTCCTGACGGGCGTGTTCGCCGCTACCGCGGGCGCCAAGCCGACCGTGGAAGAAACCATCCGCAAGAGGGTCGAGCCCAAGCTGGGCAAGGACGTGAAAATCGAGTCGATCAAGAAGACGCCCTACGGCGGCCTGTACGAAATCCGCGCGCACGGCGACATCGTCTACACCGACAAGCGCGGCAAGTACCTGTTCTTCGGTAATGTGATCAATGCGCAGACGCAGCGCAACCTGACCAAGGAAAGGGTCGAACAGATCAACATGATCAAGTTCTCCGAGCTGCCGTTCGAACACGCGCTCAAGCAGGTCAAGGGCGACGGCAAGCGCATGATGGCCATCTTCGAGGACCCGAACTGCGGCTACTGCAAGCGCTTCCGCCAGACCACGCTCAAGGAAATCGACAACGTGACGGTGTACACCTTCATGTACAACATCCTGTCCGAGGATTCCTCGGTCAAGTCCAAGAACATCTGGTGCGCGCCCGACCGCAACAAGGCCTGGGATGACTGGATGATCGACAACAAGGCCGCGCCGGTGGCCGCCGCTGCCTGCGCCAGCCCGAACGAGAAGGTATTCGAACTCGGTCGCAAGCTGCACATCGAAGGCACGCCGGCGATCTTCTTCGCCGACGGCAGCCGCATTCCGGGCGCGATCGATACCAAGGGCCTGGAAGCCAAATTCGCCAGCCTGGGCACGCCGGGCAAACCGGCCAAGCCGGCGGCCGCAGTGGCGGCAGCGGCACCTGCCGCCGTCGCGAAAAAATAA
- a CDS encoding (2Fe-2S)-binding protein, whose product MVTLNINGREMQVDADPATPILWALRDNLNMTGTKFGCGAALCGACTVHLNGDPIRSCITPISAAAGQKITTIEAMEADPVGKAVQDAWVRHDVPQCGYCQSGQVMSATALLRTNKKPSDADIDGAMSGNICRCGTYQRIRAAIKDAATTLA is encoded by the coding sequence ATGGTCACATTGAATATCAACGGCCGCGAGATGCAGGTCGACGCCGATCCGGCTACGCCCATCTTGTGGGCGTTGCGCGATAACCTGAACATGACGGGCACCAAATTCGGCTGCGGCGCGGCCCTGTGCGGCGCCTGCACCGTGCACCTGAACGGCGATCCTATCCGCTCGTGCATCACGCCGATTTCGGCCGCCGCCGGCCAGAAGATCACCACCATCGAAGCGATGGAGGCCGACCCGGTCGGCAAGGCGGTGCAGGATGCGTGGGTGCGCCACGACGTGCCGCAATGCGGCTACTGCCAGAGCGGCCAGGTGATGAGCGCCACGGCCCTGCTGCGCACCAACAAGAAGCCGAGCGACGCCGATATCGACGGCGCCATGAGCGGCAATATCTGCCGCTGCGGTACCTATCAACGCATCCGCGCAGCCATCAAGGACGCGGCCACCACCTTAGCCTGA